The Corvus cornix cornix isolate S_Up_H32 chromosome 12, ASM73873v5, whole genome shotgun sequence genome includes a window with the following:
- the PDE12 gene encoding 2',5'-phosphodiesterase 12 gives MWRRLRSALRSLRGSPAVLPPGSGGRPPAAMERAVVRCVPSEPKLSLRFVLPDGSARHMQRDQAEPLGRALARIATNAAKGHGKASKKSKKARAEGGAEGEAAVPAVRLFSRDGAAVAEEVPNAAAWQDGAVLHIGDARYRVERNPPALTELRLPRSLLAGFPVCPKVSAEFAAPQHCLFRWFREQRPAGSGDAAGEAWVETAAAERVFTPSNALVGLRLKLRCTPGDGEQRYGPAREVESSGPVEAGPGACTFDARHLYTKKVCGHGSVRAVSYNILADTYAQTEFSRTVLYPYCAPYALEIDYRQNLLKKELAGYSADLICLQEVDKSVFVDSLAPALDAFGLEGLFRIKEKQHEGLATFYRRDKFSLLSQHDITFSEALLSEPLHKELCEQLAKYPVVQEKVLQRSSVLQVSVLQSTTDPPRKLCVANTHLYWHPKGGNIRLIQIAVAMSHIKHVACDLYPNIPVIFCGDFNSTPSSGTYSFISRGGIAEDHEDWVSNGEEERCSMSLRHPFKLLSACGEPAYTNYVGGFHGCLDYIFIDKNALEVEQVIPLPSHEEITTHQALPSVSHPSDHIALICDLKWK, from the exons ATGTGGCGCCGGCTCCGCTCCGCCCTCCGGAGCCTCCGCGGCTCCCCCGCCGTACTCCCGCCCGGCAGTGGCGGCCGCCCTCCCGCCGCCATGGAGCGCGCCGTGGTGCGCTGCGTGCCGTCCGAGCCGAAGCTAAGCCTGCGGTTCGTACTGCCCGATGGCAGCGCCCGGCACATGCAGCGCGACCAGGCGGAGCCGCTGGGGCGGGCGCTGGCGCGCATCGCCACCAACGCCGCCAAGGGCCACGGCAAGGCGAGCAAAAAGAGCAAGAAGGCGCGGGCGGAGGGCGGCGCGGAGGGCGAGGCCGCGGTGCCGGCCGTGCGGCTCTTCTCTCGCGACGGCGCGGCAGTGGCGGAGGAGGTGCCGAACGCGGCCGCCTGGCAGGACGGCGCCGTGCTGCACATCGGGGACGCGCGGTACCGCGTGGAGCGTAACCCGCCCGCGCTCACCGAGCTCCGCCTGCCGCGCTCTCTCCTCGCCGGCTTTCCCGTGTGCCCCAAGGTGAGCGCCGAGTTCGCCGCGCCGCAGCATTGCCTGTTCCGCTGGTTCCGCGAGCAGCGCCCCGCGGGCAGCGGGGACGCGGCGGGGGAGGCCTGGGTGGAGACGGCGGCGGCCGAGCGCGTGTTCACGCCGTCCAACGCGCTGGTGGGGCTGCGGCTGAAGCTGCGCTGTACGCCCGGGGACGGGGAGCAGCGCTACGGGCCGGCGCGCGAGGTGGAGAGCAGCGGCCCCGTGGAGGCCGGGCCCGGCGCTTGCACCTTCGACGCCCGGCACCTCTACACCAAGAAGGTCTGCGGCCACGGCTCCGTCCGCGCCGTCTCCTACAACATCCTGGCCGACACCTACGCGCAGACGGAATTCTCCCGCACTGTGCTTTACCCCTACTGCGCTCCCTACGCCCTGGAGATCGACTACCGCCAGAACCTGCTCAAGAAGGAGCTGGCGGGCTACAGCGCCGACCTTATCTGCTTGCAAGAGGTGGACAAATCTGTCTTCGTTGACAGCTTGGCCCCGGCCCTAGACGCTTTTGGACTGGAAGGGCTGTTCAGGATAAAGGAGAAGCAGCACGAAGGCCTGGCCACTTTCTATCGAAGGGACAAGTTCAGCCTCCTCAGCCAGCACGACATCACTTTCAGCGAAGCCCTGCTCTCAGAGCCGCTGCACAAGgagctgtgtgagcagctgGCCAAGTACCCCGTGGTGCAGGAGAAGGTGCTGCAGAGGTCATCAGTGCTTCAG gTTTCGGTTCTTCAGTCTACAACTGATCCTCCCAGGAAGCTATGTGTAGCAAATACCCACCTATACTGGCATCCCAAAG GTGGGAACATCCGTCTGATCCAAATTGCTGTAGCCATGTCTCACATCAAGCATGTAGCATGTGACTTGTATCCCAATATCCCAGTCATATTCTGTGGAGATTTTAATAGCACACCTTCGTCAGGAACTTACAGTTTTATCAGCAGAGGTGGCATTGCTGAAGATCATGAAGACTGGGTCTCAAATGGCGAGGAAGAAAGGTGCAGTATGTCTCTAAGACATCCTTTCAAACTGCTAAGTGCTTGTGGAGAACCTGCTTATACAAACTATGTTGGTGGGTTTCATGGATGTCTGGACTACATTTTCATTGACAAAAATGCTCTAGAGGTTGAACAAGTCATTCCATTGCCAAGTCATGAAGAAATAACAACCCATCAGGCTTTGCCAAGTGTTTCACATCCTTCTGATCATATAGCACTAATATGTGACTTGAAGTGGAAATAG